One Halobacterium wangiae genomic window, ACGACGAGCGTCTCCGCGTACAGCAGGTAGAGCAGGCCGAGCGCCGCGACCGAGCCGAGCACGAAGTCCAGGAGCGCGATGTCGGCGATGGCGACCACGCTACCCACCCCCGTAGCTCATCCGGCGGTGCATCCGGAGCGCGAGGCCGACGAAGACGACCAGCAGCGCGAATCCGGCGCTCTCCATCAGCAGCGCTACCTCGGTGTACGCCGGGAACACGAGCAGTAGCGGGTGGTACAGTGCCAGCACCGCCATCAGCAGCGGGAGCACGGCGAGCACGCTGCCGAACGGCGACCCCCTGAACTTCAGCCAGGCCTGTAGCCCCAGCACGAACCCTGCCGCCCCGACGAGGCTCGCGACCAGCACCGAGACCTGGTACGGCGGATGCTGCATTACGTGCCGACGCAAGGAATCAGTTCTATTAAATGTACGTGCGGTGGCGAGGCTGGCCGCGGGTCGTCGGGGGCTGGCGACACCGCTTTGTCGGCTGCGAGCGTTTCGAGGGCATGAACGACGAGGCGACGGCAGCGGTCGAGCGCCAGCCACCGGAAGCGGCGTTCGCCCTGCTGTCGAACGACCTCCGGGTGGCGATGCTGCGAGCCCTCGGCGAGGCCGCCGACCCGCTGGCGTTCTCGGAACTGCGCGAGCGTGTCGGCGAGGCCGACTCGGGGAAGTTCAACTACCACCTGGGGAAGCTAACGGGGAACTTCGTCACGCAGGGCGACGACGGCTACGAGCTCTCGCTGGCGGGCCGACGGGTCTACGGCGCCATTCTCTCCGGGCAGTACACCGCCGACGCGTCGGTCGACCCCTTCGAGTTCGAGGGGCCGTGTCCGTTCTGCGGGCACGAGACGCTCGTCGCGGAGTACGCCGACGAGCGGGCGCGGCTGTACTGCCCGGACTGCGAGGTGTGGCGCAACGAGTTCTCGTTCCCGCCGGCGAGCCTCGACCAGTTCGAGCGCGCGGCGCTCCCGGCGGCGTTCGACCGCTGGATGCTCGCGACGGTCGTGAAGGTGCTCCAGGGGTTCTGCGCGAACTGCGGCGGTCGCGTAGACGGCACGCTGGTGCCAACCGAGTCGGACCTGCCGATGGACCTAGCGGCGCGCTTCGAGTGCCGGCGCTGTGGCGACGAACTCCGGTCGTCGCCGACGCTCCCGGTGCTCTTCGACCCGACAGCCGTCGCCTTCTTCGAGGCCCACGGCGTCGACGTCTTCGCCGACCCGTCCTGGCGGTACTTCGGCCCCGACGACGAGTTCGCGGTGTCCACTGCCGACGGCGACGAACCGACCGCGACGGTGCGCGTGGCGCTCGGCGACGACGAACTCACCGCGACCGTCGGGCCGGACGTGCGCGTTACGGACGTCCGCGTCGAGTAGCGGTCGCGCCCGGGAGAGCGCCGCGCCACCACAACGTTTTTCGCCCGAGCGGCGACTACCTCCGTGTATGCAGTCCGCTCCCACCCGCTGGCGCTGGCGTACGTCGGGAGCGGACAGTCTCGCGTTCGCGGCCTGACGGGCGTCACTCGCTCGGGTCGGACGCGTTGCTCCCTCCGCTTTCTTCGCGCACCACTCCCCGACCAGCCGAACCCACAGCCAACACATGACAGACGACTCCGTCACGCCGTACGCCGTCGCGGGCGACGTCGACTACGAGAAACTGCTCGCCCGCTTCGGCGCGGACGCACTGACCGACGACCAACGCGCGCGGTTCCCCGACCACCCACTGGTACGCCGTGGCCTGTTCTACGCGGGCCGCGACGTCGAGGAGTTCCTCGCCGCCGACCAGCAGTCCATCGTCACCGGCATCGGTCCCTCGGGCCCGATGCACCTCGGGCACGCGATGGTGTTCTACTTCGCGAAGCGCCTACAGGACGAACTCGGCGCCCGCGTCTACGTCCCGCTGTCGGACGACGAGAAGTACTGGTTCAGGGACCAGACGCCCGCGGAGACCGGCGAGTACCTCCGGGAGAACCTCCGGGACCTGCTCGCGGTCGGCTTCGACCCCGAGTTGACGCGGTTCGTCGTGGACACGAAGGACGCCGACGTCGTCTACCCGCTGGCGACGGCGTTCGGGAAGGACGTCACGTACTCGACGCTGGAGAGCGTGTACGGCACGCCAGACAACGTCGGCCAGGGGTTCTATCCGGCGGTCCAGACGGCCCACCTGCTGTTGCCCCAGCTGGTCCACGGCGAGCACGAGACGCTCGTCCCCATCGCGGTCGACCAGGACCCCCACGTGCGGGTGAGCCGCGACGTCGCCGCGAAAGCCAGATACCCCGTTGGGAAGCCGGGCGCGCTGCTGATGCAGTTCCTCCCGTCCCTCGGTGGTCCGGGGAAGATGAGTTCCAGTGAGGGCGTCGCCGTCCGCCTGACCGACGACCCCGACACCGTCCGGCGGAAGATCCGGAAACACGCCTACACGGGCGGCCAGTCGAGCGTCGAGGCCCACCGCGAGAAGGGCGGGGACCCCGAGGTGGACGTGCCGTTCCAGTACCTCTCGGCGTTCTTCGAACCGGACGACGAGGAACTCGACAGCATCGAGCGAGCGTACCGCGCGGGTGAGTTGCTCTCCGGGGAACTGAAGGAACTCGCCGCCGACCGCATCGTCGAGTTCCTCGAGGGCCACCAGGCGCGACGCGACGAACTCGGGGACGTCGAGGCCGAACTCGCGGCCTACCGGCTCACCGAGGCCGAACGCGAACGCGCGCGGGACGCGGTCGGGTTCGACTACTGACACCACCCGTCGAACCAGCTGACCGACAGAACTGATTTTCTGTCCCGTGCCGAGCAGAACTATCATTCTGGAACTACTTATCGGGTGTTCGACGCTCCATCCAGTATGCGTCACCTGCTCGCCGACCGGAACTTCCGTCGGCTGTTCGTCGGCCGCCTCGTCACGAACGCCGGGGACAGCCTCTACTACGTCGCCGCGATGTGGCTCGTCTGGAAACTCACCAGCGACCCGGTGTACACCGGTGTCGCCGGGTTCCTCACGATGGGGCCGTCGGCGCTCCAGTTCCTGCTCGGGCCGCTCGTCGACCGCTGGGACGTCCGGCGCATCCTCGTCGGCACCCAGGCCGTTCAGGCCGTCCTCGTGCTCGCCATCCCGCTGGCGGCGTACACTGGCCACCTCACCGTCTGGGTCGTCCTCACCGTGATGCCCGTCCTCTCGCTGCTCAACCAGTTCGTCTACCCCGCCCAGAGCGCCGCCCTCCCCCGCATCGTCGAACAGGAGGACCTCGTCGACGCGAACTCGGCGTTCAGTCTCGCCTACCAGGGCGTCGACATGGTGTTCAACGCCACGGGGGGCATTCTCGTCGCCGTCCTCGGCGCCGTCACGCTCTACGCCGTCGACAGCGTCACGTTCCTCGCGGCCGCCGCTACGTTCGCCGGCGTCCGCATCCCGCCAGCCGCCGACGCGGAGAGCAGAGCGCCCGCGGACGCGTCCACGGAGAACGTCGCCACCGACGGCGGGGAACCCGCCGACACCGAGGGGGCAGCCGGCGGGTACGTCGCCGAACTTCGCGAGGGGTTCACGTTCCTGCGCGGGACGTTCCTCGTACTGGTGCTCGTCGGCTCCGCGTTCGTGAACTTCGGCGCGGGCGCCGCGATGGCCGTACTCCCGCCGTTCGCGGCGTCCATCGGCGGTGCGAGCGCCTACGGCGCGCTGATGGCGGCGTTCGCGGCCGGCAACCTCACCGGCGCGCTCGTCGCCGGGCGCCTCGACCACCTTCCGCTCGGTCGGCTGACCATCGGTGCGTTCGTCGCCAGCGGCGTCCTCTTCGTCGCGGCCGCCAGCGTCGCGTGGTTCCCCGCCGTGCTCGCGCTGTTCGGCCTCGCGACGGTCCCACTCGGCCTCACGAACGTGCTGCTCGCGTCGGTCGTCCAGTCCGCCGTCCCCGAGTCCAAACTCGGGCGCGTATCCAGTCTGCTCGGGAGCGCCTCGACGGCCGCCATGCCGGTCGGCACGCTCGTCGGCGGCGTCGTCGCGAGTGTGCTCTGGCCCGCCGCCGTCCTCGCCGGGTTCGGCGTCACGGTCGTCGTCCTCGCCGGCTACTGGCTGGTGACCCCCCGACTCCGCCGTCTCCCCCGGATCGGCGACATCGACACACTGGACCGAACGGCGGAAACCTGAAACCGTAGCGCTCCCGTTCTGAGTGTATGAGCGAGGACGCCGAGGACGCGTTCGCCGCCGTCGCCGACGAACTTCGCGTCCGCATCCTCCAGGCGCTGTGGGACGCCGAGGACCCGCTGTCGTTCTCGGAGCTGCGGGACCGCGTCGACGTCCGGGACTCGGGCCGGTTCAACTACCACCTCGGGGAGCTCCGGGGGCGGTTCGTCGAGCAAACCGAGGACGGCTACGAACTCCGGTTCGCCGGCATGAAACTCGTCACCGCACTCCACTCCGGCATCTACACCGAGGACGTGTCGGTCGGGCCGGCGCCCGTCGACGGCGAGTGCGTCGTCTGTGGCGGCGACCTCGAAGTCCACTATGAGGATGAACGCGGCCGCGTCGACTGCGTTGACTGCGAGATGGCCGTCATCTCCACTGGCGTCCCCCCGGCGTTTGTCGACGGCCGGGAGGACGATCTCGCGGCGGCCATCGACGGCTACGTCCGGAGCACGCAACGCAAGTTCGCAGACGGGTTCTGCCCGGCGTGCAGCGGCTCGACGACGGGTCGCCTCGAGGACGGCGAGCACGGACCACAGATGCTGTACACCTGCGACCGCTGCGGTGGCGAGTTCCAGGGTCTCGTCGCGGCGGCGGTCGTCGACCACACCGAGGTCGTGGCGTTCTACCACGAGCACGGCCACGACGTTCGGGACATCCCGGTCTGGGAACTCGACTGGTTCGACGACGCCGGGTGGGACGGCGACCACGCGGTCGTCACCGTCTCGCTTGACGGAGACGAACTCGCACTCACCGTCGACGAGAACCTCGACGTCGTGGGCTCGGAACGCGCGTGAGAGCGTCCCACACTGGTGACGAAGGCTTTTACGCGCCGACCGAATAGGTCGGTCCATGAAACACGTGAAGATTCCGCAGGACCGGATCGGTGCGCTGATCGGCGACGGGGGTGAGACGCTCCGCCGGATCGAGCAGGCTGCCGAGGTCGAACTCGATGTCGACTCTCAGGACGGGTCGGTGGCTATCGAGCGGGTCGGCGACCCCGTGCGCGGGATGAAGGCCCCCGAGATCGTGCGGGCCATCGGGCGCGGCTTCAAGCCAGACGAGGCGCTCAGCCTGCTGGACGACGACATGCGGATGTTCGACACCATCGACATCGACCGCGCGGCGCGCAACGACAACGACCTCCGCCGGAAGAAGGGCCGCCTCATCGGCGAGAACGGACGGACGCGGGAGCTGATGGAGGAGCTCACCGGCGCGAACGTCGTCATCTACGGGTCGACGTTCGGCGTCATCGGCCAGCCCAACGAGGTCGACGTCGCCAGGTCGGCCGCCGAGATGCTGCTCGACGGCGCCCCCCACGGTGCGGTGTACTCGTTCCTCGAGCGCAAGCGCACCGAGGAGCTGAAACGCCAGGGGATGGACTACCACGAGTTCCCCGGGTAACGGCGTCGTACCGGTCCTGCGGTGGACCGCACCACTCGTTCGTACGGATAAAGCCGGTTCTTGTCACTCGCTATCACGTCTCCAGGGTGCCGTCTGCACCACTCTCACCGGGTGTGGTACTGTCTTTCGCACAAGCTATAAATAGAATCGCATTCAATCAATGAGTGATTATGGCGCAGCAAATGGGCAACCAGCCGCTGATCGTCCTCTCCGAGGACAGTCAGCGCACCTCTGGCAAAGACGCACAGTCGATGAACATCACCGCCGGCAAAGCGGTCGCGGAAGCCGTCCGCACCACGCTCGGCCCGAAGGGGATGGACAAGATGCTCGTGGACTCCACGGGCGAGGTCGTCGTCACGAACGACGGCGTCACCATCCTCAAGGAGATGGACATCGAGCACCCGGCGGCCAACATGATCGTCGAGGTCGCCGAGACCCAGGAGACCGAGGTCGGCGACGGCACCACCTCCGCCGTCGTCGTCTCCGGTGAACTCCTCTCGGAAGCCGAGGACCTCCTCGAGCAGGACATCCACGCCACCACGCTCGCGCAGGGTTACCGCCAGGCCGCAGAGCAGGCCAAGGAGTTCCTCGAGGACGCCGCCATCGACGTGTCGGCCGACGACACCGAGACCCTCGAGAAGATCGCCGCGACCGCCATGACCGGCAAGGGCGCGGAGAACGCGAAGGACGTCCTCTCCACCCTCGTCGTCAGCGCAGTCCAGTCCGTCGCCGACGACGACTCCGTCGACACGGACAACGTCAAGGTCGAGAAGGTCACCGGCGGCGCCATCGAGAACTCCGAGCTCATCGAGGGCGTCATCGTCGACAAGACCCGCGTCAGCGAGAACATGCCGTTCGGCGTCGAGGACGCCCGCATCGCCCTCGTCGACGACGGCCTCGAGATCCAGGAGACCGAGATCGACACCGAGGTCAACGTCACCGACCCCGACCAGCTCCAGCAGTTCCTCGACCAGGAAGAGGAGCAGCTCAAGGCGATGGTCGACTCCCTCTCCGAGGCGGGCGCCAACGTCGTCTTCGTCGACGGCGGCATCGACGACATGGCCCAGCACTACCTCGCGAAGGAGGGCATCCTCGCGGTCCGTCGCGTGAAGTCCGACGACTTCACCCGTCTGTCCCGCGCTACGGGCGCCACCCCGGTCTCGAACGTCAAGGAGATCGACGCCGACGACCTCGGTGACGCCGGCAGCGTCGCCCAGAAGGACATCGGCGGCGACGAACGCATCTTCGTCGAGGACGTCGAGGAAGCCAAGAGCGTCACCCTCGTCCTCCGCGGCGGCACCGAGCACGTCGTCGACGAGGTCGAGCGCGCCATCGACGACTCCCTCGGCGTCGTGCGCGTCACCCTCGAGGACGGCAAGGTCCTCCCCGGTGGCGGCGCACCCGAGACCGAACTCGCGATGGAGCTCCGCGACTTCGCCGACTCCGTCGGCGGCCGCGAGCAGCTCGCCGTCGAAGCGTTCGCCGACGCGCTGGAAGTCATCCCGCGCACCCTCGCGGAGAACGCCGGCCACGACCCCATCGACTCCCTCGTGGACCTGCGCTCCCAGCACGACGGCGGCGACAAGGCCGCGGGCCTCGACGCCTACACTGGTGACGTCGTCACGATGACCGACGACGGCGTCGTCGAACCGCTCCGCGTCAAGACCCAGGCCATCGAGTCCGCCACCGAGGCGGCCGTCATGATCCTGCGCATCGACGACGTCATCGCGGCCGGCGACCTCGTCGGTGGCCAGGTCGGCGACGACGACGGCGACGACGGCCCGGCCGGCGGCCCCGGCGGTATGGGCGGCGGCATGGGCGGCATGGGCGGCATGGGCGGCGCGATGTGACGTAGGCCACAGCCTCACTCACACCTCGCCCCTCGCCCCGCACCGCTCGCTCACCGACACGCGATTTTCTTTCCGCGCCACGCTTGACAGCTACGGCTCTCGTCCTCGAGCAGACCTGTCCCCCAGAAAGGATTTACAACGCTCCACCCACCGGTGAGACGTGAACCGAAGGTCGGTGGTCGTCGCCCTCGGAACGACGGTCGCATCACTCGCTGGCTGTACATCCTCGGGCA contains:
- a CDS encoding tryptophan--tRNA ligase; this translates as MTDDSVTPYAVAGDVDYEKLLARFGADALTDDQRARFPDHPLVRRGLFYAGRDVEEFLAADQQSIVTGIGPSGPMHLGHAMVFYFAKRLQDELGARVYVPLSDDEKYWFRDQTPAETGEYLRENLRDLLAVGFDPELTRFVVDTKDADVVYPLATAFGKDVTYSTLESVYGTPDNVGQGFYPAVQTAHLLLPQLVHGEHETLVPIAVDQDPHVRVSRDVAAKARYPVGKPGALLMQFLPSLGGPGKMSSSEGVAVRLTDDPDTVRRKIRKHAYTGGQSSVEAHREKGGDPEVDVPFQYLSAFFEPDDEELDSIERAYRAGELLSGELKELAADRIVEFLEGHQARRDELGDVEAELAAYRLTEAERERARDAVGFDY
- a CDS encoding ArsR/SmtB family transcription factor; translation: MSEDAEDAFAAVADELRVRILQALWDAEDPLSFSELRDRVDVRDSGRFNYHLGELRGRFVEQTEDGYELRFAGMKLVTALHSGIYTEDVSVGPAPVDGECVVCGGDLEVHYEDERGRVDCVDCEMAVISTGVPPAFVDGREDDLAAAIDGYVRSTQRKFADGFCPACSGSTTGRLEDGEHGPQMLYTCDRCGGEFQGLVAAAVVDHTEVVAFYHEHGHDVRDIPVWELDWFDDAGWDGDHAVVTVSLDGDELALTVDENLDVVGSERA
- a CDS encoding KH domain-containing protein; amino-acid sequence: MKHVKIPQDRIGALIGDGGETLRRIEQAAEVELDVDSQDGSVAIERVGDPVRGMKAPEIVRAIGRGFKPDEALSLLDDDMRMFDTIDIDRAARNDNDLRRKKGRLIGENGRTRELMEELTGANVVIYGSTFGVIGQPNEVDVARSAAEMLLDGAPHGAVYSFLERKRTEELKRQGMDYHEFPG
- a CDS encoding winged helix-turn-helix domain-containing protein, translating into MNDEATAAVERQPPEAAFALLSNDLRVAMLRALGEAADPLAFSELRERVGEADSGKFNYHLGKLTGNFVTQGDDGYELSLAGRRVYGAILSGQYTADASVDPFEFEGPCPFCGHETLVAEYADERARLYCPDCEVWRNEFSFPPASLDQFERAALPAAFDRWMLATVVKVLQGFCANCGGRVDGTLVPTESDLPMDLAARFECRRCGDELRSSPTLPVLFDPTAVAFFEAHGVDVFADPSWRYFGPDDEFAVSTADGDEPTATVRVALGDDELTATVGPDVRVTDVRVE
- the thsA gene encoding thermosome subunit alpha; translated protein: MAQQMGNQPLIVLSEDSQRTSGKDAQSMNITAGKAVAEAVRTTLGPKGMDKMLVDSTGEVVVTNDGVTILKEMDIEHPAANMIVEVAETQETEVGDGTTSAVVVSGELLSEAEDLLEQDIHATTLAQGYRQAAEQAKEFLEDAAIDVSADDTETLEKIAATAMTGKGAENAKDVLSTLVVSAVQSVADDDSVDTDNVKVEKVTGGAIENSELIEGVIVDKTRVSENMPFGVEDARIALVDDGLEIQETEIDTEVNVTDPDQLQQFLDQEEEQLKAMVDSLSEAGANVVFVDGGIDDMAQHYLAKEGILAVRRVKSDDFTRLSRATGATPVSNVKEIDADDLGDAGSVAQKDIGGDERIFVEDVEEAKSVTLVLRGGTEHVVDEVERAIDDSLGVVRVTLEDGKVLPGGGAPETELAMELRDFADSVGGREQLAVEAFADALEVIPRTLAENAGHDPIDSLVDLRSQHDGGDKAAGLDAYTGDVVTMTDDGVVEPLRVKTQAIESATEAAVMILRIDDVIAAGDLVGGQVGDDDGDDGPAGGPGGMGGGMGGMGGMGGAM
- a CDS encoding MFS transporter; this translates as MRHLLADRNFRRLFVGRLVTNAGDSLYYVAAMWLVWKLTSDPVYTGVAGFLTMGPSALQFLLGPLVDRWDVRRILVGTQAVQAVLVLAIPLAAYTGHLTVWVVLTVMPVLSLLNQFVYPAQSAALPRIVEQEDLVDANSAFSLAYQGVDMVFNATGGILVAVLGAVTLYAVDSVTFLAAAATFAGVRIPPAADAESRAPADASTENVATDGGEPADTEGAAGGYVAELREGFTFLRGTFLVLVLVGSAFVNFGAGAAMAVLPPFAASIGGASAYGALMAAFAAGNLTGALVAGRLDHLPLGRLTIGAFVASGVLFVAAASVAWFPAVLALFGLATVPLGLTNVLLASVVQSAVPESKLGRVSSLLGSASTAAMPVGTLVGGVVASVLWPAAVLAGFGVTVVVLAGYWLVTPRLRRLPRIGDIDTLDRTAET